The DNA region GGTAGCGGTGCTCCAGATAGTCCTTGTACTCGTGCAGCTCGGCTCCGCCATGACAGTCGGCCGAGATGATCACGTAGTGGTCCATGACAATGTAGCATTGTTACATGGGTGGTCGAAAGGGTCAACCCGGTCGAGCTCGAGGGCCGCGACCAGGCACCCGGGACGTCACGTTGTCGCGCGACCACGTCCTGGACACCGCCTTCGAGATCCTCGAGAGCGACGGGATCGAGCGGCTCACCGTCCGCGCGCTGGCAGCCAAGCTGGGGGTCGCCGTCACCGCCATCTACTGGCACGTCGGGGACAAGCAGGCCGTCCTCGACGGCCTCGTGGAGCGGATCATCGCCCAGCTGGGACCGGTCCAGGTCCGCGGCCGCGCCCCCGAGGCACGGATCATGTCGATCGGCCGCTCGCTGCGCCAGACGCTGCTGCGACAACCCGACCTGGTGGCTGTGGTCCATCGACAGGGCCGGACGGCGGCGCTCTTCCAGCCGGCCCGGCAGGTGCTGGTCCGCGAGCTCGCCGGGGCCGGTCTCCACGGCGCCGACGCCGCCCTGGCCGTCCAGGCCGTCCTCAACCTGATCATCGGCTCGGTCCTCGTCGACCGGCAGCTCGAACGCCAGCCGGCCCAACAGCAGACCCCCGAGGAGCTCTGGACAGCAGATGACGTACCCGACGCACCCGAGCTCCTCGAGCACCTCACCCACCCCGTCGACGAGGAGAAGGTGTTCGACTTCTCCCTCGGAGTGCTCGTCCGGACACTCGTGCGCGGGTGAGCGCCAGGCCGCTGGCGTCGGGCTCGATCTCGATCCGCCTCTACCCCCATACCGACCTGCCAGCATCAGCCATCGTCGACGAGCTCCGGGCCCAGGCCGCCCTGGCCGACGAGCGTGGTTTCGACGGGGTCATGACGAGCGAGCACCACGGTGGGCTCGCCGGTTACTCGCCCAATCCGCTCCAGCTCGCCGGGTGGCTGCTCGAGGCCATGCATGGCGGCTGGGCGGCGGCGTGCCCCCTCCTGCTCACCCTGCGGCCAGTGGCACTGGTGGCCGAGGAGGTGGCCTGGCTCGCCGCCCGCTTTCCCGAGCGGGTCGGCGTCGGGGTGGCGGCGGGTGCCCTGGCGAGCGACTTCGAGATCATGGGCGTGGCCCATCATGACCTCGCGGCGCGGTTTTCCAGGTCGCTCGGCGAGCTGGCCAGGATGCTCGGGGGCACCAGCCTCGGCCGCCTCGCCGACGATCCGGCCATCGCCCGCTGCCGCCTCCATCCCGTGCCCGTCGTCAGCGCGGCCATCGGCCTCACCGCCGCCAGGCGGGCCGCCGACGCGGGCGTCGGCATCGTGCTCGACTCGCTGGCCACCACCGAGCGCTGCCGCCGGCTCACCGACACCTACCGCCAGGCCGGGGGCACCGGGCCTTGTGTCCTCATCCGCAGAGCCTGGCTTGGCGATCCGCCGCGCGATCGCCTCGAGCGCCAGGTCGACGTCTACCGCGGCTATGCGTCGCCCGCCGCCCAGTCGCATTGGAGTAGCGACCAGCTCGTGAGCGGGACCGACGCCGGCCTGCTCGCTGACCAGCTGGCCGACACCGCTCGCCGGGCCGGCGCCGACACACTCAACCTGCGGGTGCAGGTCCCCGGCGTGTCGCCAGCCGACGCTCGAGGCCAGATCGTGCGCCTCGGAGACGAGGTGCTACCGGAGCTCCGCCAGCAATGGCCGTTACCAGGGGCGCCTGACCAGGGCAGTTAGACTCCCGGCCGTGCGCTCGCCGACACGGACGCTCTACCTGGGTCTCGACGCCTGCGACCTGGACCTCGCCAAGGAGTTCGCGGCGGACGGTGACATGCCCTCGCTGGCCGGCCTGTTGGACACGGCGGCGGCGGTCGAGACGGTGGCGCCGCTCGGCTCCTTCGTCGGCGGCAACTGGCCGACGATCTGCTCGAGGATGAGCGAGCGCGGGAACGCCGTCGCCGGCCGGGGCTAGCCCGAGATGGACAGTGCCCGGCTGGAGGCCTTCAGCGACGGGGTCTTCGCCGTGGCCATCACCCTGCTCGCCCTCGACCTGGTGGTGGCGGGACCCGGCCACGGCACCCTCGCCCATCAGCTCGCAGACAAGTGGCCCGCGTTCGCCGCCTACTTCATCAGCTTCCTGACCATCGGCATCATCTGGGTCAACCACCACACGATCTTCAAGAACCTGGCCGACATCGACCGGACCCTTCTGTTCCTCAACCTCCTGCTGCTCTTCTTCGTGGTGAGCATCCCCTTCGCCACCTCGACGATGGCGACCTACCTGACCCTGGGCGGCACCGACTCCCACATCGCCGCCGCCATGTTCATGGGGGCGTACGAAGGCATGTCGATCGCCTTCGCCCTGATCTTCTGGTGGTCGATCCGCCACGAGCACCTGAAGGTTCCCCTGCCTCCCGCCGACGCCCGCCGGGCCATGGTCCGGTTCGGCATGGGTCACATCTTCTATATCGCGGGGATCGGCATCGCCTTTGTCAGCGCGACCGCCACGCTCGTCATCAGCGCCGTCGTCGCCGCCTACTACGTCGTCGAGCAGACCCCCAGGCGGGACGCGGCAGCGGACGCGGGCTAGAACGGTCACACTTCCGCTACCAGACTCGGTCTGACCGACGAGCGTGAAGGTAGTGCGGGGTCGCGCCAGCCCCGGCGAACGCCGACGGCAGACAGCGGCGCCACTGGGGCTAGGCCGTCATCTGGGCTGGAGGGTTCTTCGGGGGACGCCCGCGCTTGCGCTTGAACGGCAGGATGCGGCCGTTGGCCAGGAGCTGGCCGCCCCAGACACCCCAGGGCTCGCGCCGGCCGAGCGCACCCTCGAGGCACGGGCCGGAAAGCGGGCAGCCGGCGCAGATGGCCTTCGCCCGGGCGATGTCGTCGAGCTGTTCGGAGAAGAACAGCTCGACCATGCCGGCAGTTCCGTCGCGACAGCTGGCCTCGTCCCAGTCGGCGCCTGACCGCGCGTCGGTGAGCAGGGCCTCGATGCCTCTGGCTTCTTGGGCTGCGGCGAGCATCTCGCCATCCCCTTTCGGTCAGGATCGGATCTCCAGACAGCCGCAGCGAGCTGCACGGAGGGAAACAAAAAGGCCGCCGGAGATTCCGGCGGCCTCTGAGCCAAGCTCTGGAGCGGAGGATGTCTATCCAGTGGCTGCTCCAGGCGGGCTCGTCGGCCGCACGGCCTTAGAGGCGTTGGCGGTCATACGCCCCTTGTGGTCTGCCGCAAAGGGCGAGAGGGGGTGACCGCCGCCCGGCCGCGTCCAGATGAGGGCGTGGCGACCGGCCGTGAGGTCGATCACAGCGACGTTCTGCATCAACGCGCTCCCTCTTGCCTGGCGCGAGGACCTTCCCCGCAGCAGCCATCCGACCACGACCCCCGGGGCACCGTCAACCGATTTTCCGGTCCGGCCCGATCACTCCCCCGGCAGGGACACCCTCGCCGTCACCAGGGGGCTCAGCAGCGCCGAGGTGGCCGCCGCCACTGGCGCCCGGCGGTCGGCATGGCCCAGGGCCACCAGCGCACGTCCCCGAGCGTCGACGATCGCCGCACCGGCCTCGAGGCACACCAGCGTGCCACCCAGATAGTCCCAGGGGCCCTGGCCGGAGCGGCTGCAGTCGACATAGGCGTCCACGGTTCCCTCGGCGACGGCGCACAAGTCCAGGGCGGCGGCTCCCAAGGCCCGGAACTGCCCCCAGCCGAGGTGGCGCGCCGGATACCCCGACAGGGCGACGACCGCTCGGTCGAGGATCTCGCACCCCGACGCCGTGAGCGGCCGCCCGGCTCGCCGGGCCCCGCCCCCGCGCACCGCCTCGAACCGGACGCCGCTGGCCTGGTTGGCCACCACCGCGACCCGTGGACCCTCCGCATCGACCGCGCACAGGCTGGTGGCGTACCACGGCAGCCCGTGGGCAGCGTTGGTCGAGCCGTCGACAGGATCCAGCACGGCCACGACGGGGCGCCCCATCCCGGCCAGGCCCGACTCCTCGCTCAGCACTCCCAGGCCCGCTTCCAGGAGGATCGGAACGGCGGCCGCGTCAGCGACCAGGTCCGACCGGTATTGGCTGGGCCGGGTGCCGGCCAGACCCCAGTCGTCGAGGTCGGCCAGGGCCGCGGCCACGGCCGTCACGGCCTCGTGGAAAAGCTCCAGCAACTGGTCGTCGTCCACCGGTGGGCGACGTTAACCGCGCGAGAGTCCTGCGACCCACCCCCCCACTAGGCTGGCGGCTCGTGGCGGTCATCGACGTCGCTGGCTATGTGGCCGAGCTCAAGGACCACGCCGTGGACCACGGGTTTCACGTGCACGACGAGCGGCATTTCGTGGAGACCTACTCACTGCGCCAGGTGTGGGAGGTCGACCTGCACCCCGAGGAGGGCTGCGGGGGACCGCTGGATCTCCACCTTGCCCTGGAGGTCGACCCCCGCGTGCTGCTGTCGTTCGAGGACGCCGTCGTGGACCTGCCCGAGGACTCCGACCCGGCCGACGAGTTCCACTTCCCCCTGACGTTCA from Acidimicrobiales bacterium includes:
- a CDS encoding TetR family transcriptional regulator; its protein translation is MGGRKGQPGRARGPRPGTRDVTLSRDHVLDTAFEILESDGIERLTVRALAAKLGVAVTAIYWHVGDKQAVLDGLVERIIAQLGPVQVRGRAPEARIMSIGRSLRQTLLRQPDLVAVVHRQGRTAALFQPARQVLVRELAGAGLHGADAALAVQAVLNLIIGSVLVDRQLERQPAQQQTPEELWTADDVPDAPELLEHLTHPVDEEKVFDFSLGVLVRTLVRG
- a CDS encoding LLM class flavin-dependent oxidoreductase: MSARPLASGSISIRLYPHTDLPASAIVDELRAQAALADERGFDGVMTSEHHGGLAGYSPNPLQLAGWLLEAMHGGWAAACPLLLTLRPVALVAEEVAWLAARFPERVGVGVAAGALASDFEIMGVAHHDLAARFSRSLGELARMLGGTSLGRLADDPAIARCRLHPVPVVSAAIGLTAARRAADAGVGIVLDSLATTERCRRLTDTYRQAGGTGPCVLIRRAWLGDPPRDRLERQVDVYRGYASPAAQSHWSSDQLVSGTDAGLLADQLADTARRAGADTLNLRVQVPGVSPADARGQIVRLGDEVLPELRQQWPLPGAPDQGS
- a CDS encoding TMEM175 family protein, which codes for MDSARLEAFSDGVFAVAITLLALDLVVAGPGHGTLAHQLADKWPAFAAYFISFLTIGIIWVNHHTIFKNLADIDRTLLFLNLLLLFFVVSIPFATSTMATYLTLGGTDSHIAAAMFMGAYEGMSIAFALIFWWSIRHEHLKVPLPPADARRAMVRFGMGHIFYIAGIGIAFVSATATLVISAVVAAYYVVEQTPRRDAAADAG
- a CDS encoding WhiB family transcriptional regulator, whose protein sequence is MLAAAQEARGIEALLTDARSGADWDEASCRDGTAGMVELFFSEQLDDIARAKAICAGCPLSGPCLEGALGRREPWGVWGGQLLANGRILPFKRKRGRPPKNPPAQMTA
- a CDS encoding inositol monophosphatase family protein, translating into MDDDQLLELFHEAVTAVAAALADLDDWGLAGTRPSQYRSDLVADAAAVPILLEAGLGVLSEESGLAGMGRPVVAVLDPVDGSTNAAHGLPWYATSLCAVDAEGPRVAVVANQASGVRFEAVRGGGARRAGRPLTASGCEILDRAVVALSGYPARHLGWGQFRALGAAALDLCAVAEGTVDAYVDCSRSGQGPWDYLGGTLVCLEAGAAIVDARGRALVALGHADRRAPVAAATSALLSPLVTARVSLPGE